One window from the genome of Nicotiana sylvestris chromosome 9, ASM39365v2, whole genome shotgun sequence encodes:
- the LOC104224005 gene encoding probable L-type lectin-domain containing receptor kinase S.5, with amino-acid sequence MGLLTAKLITIFIFLCCLQSISQAKLKKFDKQYGPFDETYHDIFQVIPPATISNQALQVTSDVVRVFGSLLNNAGRILLKQSFKLWDDSSKRVASFNSSFLVNIYRVENETAAEGLTFLISPDLELPTNSHGQHLGLTNANTDGGSTNKVIAVELDTFKQEFDPDDNHIGIDIHSISSVKVESLTKHGIELAPIGARFYNIWVQYDGIKRVLDVYIAEQAEYNGSTPPRPKNPILTHDIDLRDVVNQESYFGFSASTGNFFQLNCVLRWNLTVEYFQEKNQYLTIGLGVGVPLFVLFLILLPLLGYYYHKKKAARSDSIILGALKSLPGMPRDFKFKILKKATNNFDEKNKLGEGGFGVVYKGYLVGENLEIAVKWFSRESIKGQDDFLAELTIINRLRHKHLVKLLGWSHKHGKLLLIYEYMPNGSLDKHLFSGPDKKPLSWQVRCKIVSGVASALHYLHDEFEQKVVHRDLKANNIMLDSNFNARLGDFGLARALDNEKTSYAEAEGVLGTMGYIAPECFLTGKATQHSDVYAFGAVLLELVCGKRPGTKVNGFQLFVDWVWYLHRDGRILEAVDTRLGDDYVVEEAKRLLLLALACSHPIASERPKTQTIVQIISGSIPEPEVPPFKPAFVWPSSMVSIDVDSSIVDTISITTP; translated from the exons ATGGGATTGTTGACAGCAAAACTCATCACCATCTTCATCTTTCTCTGTTGTCTTCAGTCCATATCTCAAGCCAAGCTAAAGAAATTCGACAAGCAATATGGACCCTTTGACGAAACATACCATGACATTTTTCAAGTAATACCTCCTGCAACTATCAGTAACCAGGCTCTCCAAGTGACATCTGATGTTGTCCGCGTTTTTGGGAGCCTGTTAAACAATGCAGGAAGAATCCTCTTGAAACAGTCCTTCAAGTTGTGGGATGATAGTAGCAAAAGAGTGGCATCTTTCAACTCTTCATTCCTTGTAAACATTTACAGGGTAGAAAATGAAACTGCAGCTGAAGGTTTAACTTTCTTGATTTCTCCTGATTTAGAGCTGCCAACCAACAGCCACGGACAGCATTTAGGCTTGACAAATGCTAATACTGATGGTGGATCTACCAATAAAGTTATCGCCGTCGAGCTTGATACATTCAAGCAAGAGTTTGACCCTGATGATAACCATATTGGGATTGATATTCATAGTATTAGTTCtgtaaaggtcgaatctttaaccAAACATGGTATTGAGCTTGCTCCAATTGGTGCAAGATTTTACAATATTTGGGTACAATATGATGGTATCAAGAGAGTTCTTGATGTGTACATAGCAGAACAAGCTGAGTATAATGGCTCAACCCCACCTAGGCCAAAGAATCCAATATTAACACATGATATTGATTTAAGAGATGTTGTTAATCAAGAATCATACTTTGGATTCTCTGCTTCAACAGGAAATTTTTTTCAATTGAATTGTGTGTTAAGGTGGAACTTGACAGTTGAgtattttcaagaaaaaaatcaATACTTAACCATTGGTCTAGGTGTTGGGGTTCCATTATTTGTTCTATTCTTGATTTTGTTACCACTTTTGGGGTACTATTACCACAAGAAAAAGGCTGCTAGGTCAGACTCAATTATACTTGGTGCACTTAAGAGTTTGCCTGGAATGCCTAGAGATTTTAAGTTTAAGATATTGAAGAAAGCTACAAATAATTTTGATGAAAAGAATAAGCTAGGTGAAGGTGGATTTGGAGTGGTTTACAAAGGGTATTTAGTTGGTGAAAATTTGGAAATTGCAGTGAAGTGGTTTTCAAGGGAAAGTATCAAAGGTCAAGATGATTTCTTGGCTGAGCTTACCATCATCAACCGTCTACGGCATAAACATCTTGTCAAATTGCTCG GATGGAGTCACAAGCATGGAAAGCTACTACTTATATACGAGTACATGCCAAATGGTAGCCTAGACAAACACCTTTTCTCAGGGCCAGATAAAAAGCCACTCAGCTGGCAAGTCAGGTGTAAGATTGTTTCAGGCGTCGCCTCAGCTCTGCACTATCTACATGATGAGTTTGAGCAGAAAGTGGTCCATCGCGATCTTAAGGCGAACAACATCATGCTCGACTCCAACTTCAATGCACGCCTCGGTGATTTTGGCCTGGCACGAGCACTTGACAATGAGAAGACCTCGTATGCTGAGGCAGAGGGCGTGCTTGGCACGATGGGATACATTGCACCAGAGTGTTTTCTCACTGGAAAAGCCACTCAACATTCTGATGTATATGCATTTGGGGCAGTGTTGTTGGAATTAGTCTGTGGCAAGAGACCTGGAACTAAAGTTAATGGATTTCAACTATTTGTTGATTGGGTTTGGTACTTGCATCGCGATGGTAGAATCCTCGAAGCTGTCGACACGAGGCTCGGGGATGATTATGTAGTTGAAGAAGCAAAGAGATTATTACTACTTGCTTTGGCTTGCTCTCATCCAATTGCTAGTGAAAGGCCTAAAACACAGACGATCGTTCAAATTATATCAGGGTCAATACCAGAACCAGAAGTTCCACCATTCAAGCCGGCATTTGTGTGGCCTTCTTCTATGGTGTCAATTGACGTAGACTCGAGTATTGTCGATACAATATCCATCACAACTCCTTAG